A genomic segment from Lignipirellula cremea encodes:
- a CDS encoding tyrosine-type recombinase/integrase translates to MEAFVENCREAHVGADGSWECNAMGKRSSRAAGKTGRTAAGHVRDVKIDRVGPVTIYLRGDAYYLYYMEDGQRKRPRIDGNLAVAKATAADVAKALAEERASPLTFQRTSPDDLVASYLTYVEEVQRRAWRTRQRYRAGLERFLDYARDRSIEAIDRITVSDVEDFVRWLRGKSRCRNGAKNGKKEGYKVGGIKFVLSTCRTAFNWAGRNRRLPPYAENPFSQFPADVLSEGDGEASEREVFTPLQEKAFFGACNEWQRSLFVTLAAYGMRVGELTHLLIENVDFDQGVLRIRSKPELLWQIKTRDRRDLPLTGLLADLLRDLIDQRPAGFVFLHEPFFAMRKQPAQAFANDSKFRQRLLRLAADMPDATEAERRRAVTAFCRSMGQIPLKRPRMEVMKLTEKIGCPEFTRAHDLRHLFSTRSQDAGGNPLLIQQITGHRSAAMLAHYTHFDIDAKRAALETFHARFTEPEETDE, encoded by the coding sequence GTGGAAGCCTTTGTGGAAAACTGCCGCGAAGCCCATGTAGGGGCTGACGGCAGCTGGGAGTGCAATGCCATGGGTAAGCGTAGTTCTCGCGCAGCCGGTAAAACCGGTCGCACGGCCGCCGGTCACGTTCGCGACGTCAAGATCGACCGGGTCGGCCCCGTCACCATCTATCTTCGTGGTGACGCGTATTATCTTTATTACATGGAAGACGGCCAGCGCAAGCGGCCTCGCATCGACGGTAACCTGGCGGTCGCCAAAGCGACTGCCGCTGACGTTGCCAAGGCCTTGGCCGAGGAACGCGCCTCGCCGCTGACATTCCAGCGGACAAGCCCCGATGATCTGGTCGCTTCGTACCTGACCTACGTCGAAGAAGTTCAGCGACGCGCTTGGCGTACCCGGCAGCGGTACCGCGCAGGTCTAGAACGGTTTCTCGACTATGCCCGTGATCGCTCGATCGAGGCGATTGACCGCATCACCGTTTCCGATGTCGAGGACTTCGTCCGCTGGCTGCGAGGAAAGTCTCGTTGCCGAAATGGGGCGAAGAACGGGAAGAAGGAAGGTTACAAGGTGGGCGGCATCAAGTTTGTGCTGTCGACATGCAGAACCGCCTTCAACTGGGCGGGAAGGAACCGCCGACTGCCTCCCTACGCGGAGAACCCGTTCTCGCAGTTTCCCGCAGATGTCCTGAGTGAAGGCGACGGCGAAGCATCGGAACGCGAGGTGTTCACTCCCTTGCAAGAGAAGGCGTTCTTCGGCGCATGCAACGAGTGGCAGCGGAGCCTCTTCGTGACGCTCGCGGCCTACGGTATGCGGGTCGGCGAACTGACTCATCTGCTGATCGAGAACGTGGACTTCGACCAAGGCGTCCTTCGCATCCGGTCCAAACCCGAACTGCTCTGGCAAATCAAGACTCGCGATCGTCGCGATCTGCCTCTGACCGGACTCTTGGCCGACCTGTTACGGGATCTAATCGACCAGCGCCCTGCCGGGTTCGTGTTTCTGCATGAGCCTTTCTTCGCAATGCGAAAACAGCCTGCCCAGGCCTTTGCCAACGACTCCAAGTTTCGCCAGCGTTTGCTGCGGTTGGCCGCAGACATGCCGGACGCGACGGAGGCTGAGCGGCGGCGAGCGGTCACCGCTTTTTGCCGGTCTATGGGCCAGATCCCGCTCAAGCGCCCGCGGATGGAGGTAATGAAGCTCACCGAGAAAATCGGCTGCCCCGAGTTCACTCGCGCCCATGACCTGCGGCACCTGTTCAGCACCCGCAGCCAGGACGCGGGCGGCAACCCGCTGCTCATCCAGCAGATCACCGGCCATCGTTCTGCTGCGATGCTCGCGCACTACACGCACTTCGACATCGACGCCAAGCGGGCGGCCCTGGAAACCTTCCACGCGAGGTTTACGGAACCGGAGGAAACCGATGAATAA
- a CDS encoding IS4 family transposase, which translates to MFDSFRSRLAAARRDDQLFFAALIDQQTIRSSFGDASTILDSARIYDTAVTVWVFLSQTLTSGHNCVQAVAKLIAFRAAKGLPIPAALSGAYCMARDKLNEAGMHRLVTDSGAAIEDSVPDQWLWRGHRVIVGDGCTLTMADTPENQEAYPQMAGQKPGCGFPIMRMVVFFGLATGVVLEAAMGRYKGKLTAEVSLFREIDKILEEDDVYLADRAYSGWFDIARQLARGVHVVLRKHQSRRTDFRTGVRYSKDEHAVFWDKPPRPAWMTAEEYAGYDVFLTLREIRVRIATPGFRTREVIIVTNLLDDIEYNKEDLAALYRRRWQAELNLRSLKTVMQMDHLRCKQPHRVRNEIRAHFTAYNLVRQMMCEAAIRGDVQPWQISFKGTMQTLNELLPVLCMTGDADPLCDVFYDCCLQHVVGNRPDRYEPRVRKRRPNPYKLMTKPRHSHQPGKE; encoded by the coding sequence ATGTTCGATTCTTTTCGCTCGCGGTTGGCTGCGGCCCGACGTGATGATCAACTGTTCTTCGCTGCGCTGATCGATCAACAGACTATCCGATCCAGCTTTGGCGACGCAAGTACAATCCTCGATTCCGCGCGAATTTACGACACCGCCGTCACCGTTTGGGTGTTCCTCTCGCAAACCCTCACTTCCGGCCACAACTGCGTCCAGGCGGTTGCCAAATTGATCGCCTTTCGCGCCGCTAAAGGCCTGCCGATTCCTGCCGCTCTAAGCGGCGCCTACTGCATGGCGCGAGACAAACTTAACGAAGCCGGCATGCACCGCCTGGTGACAGATTCTGGCGCCGCGATCGAAGATTCCGTCCCCGATCAATGGCTCTGGCGAGGACATCGCGTTATCGTCGGCGACGGTTGCACGCTGACAATGGCTGACACTCCTGAAAACCAAGAAGCCTATCCGCAAATGGCGGGGCAAAAACCCGGCTGTGGATTTCCCATCATGCGGATGGTGGTCTTCTTCGGCCTGGCCACCGGCGTCGTGCTGGAAGCCGCCATGGGTCGCTATAAAGGCAAGCTGACGGCCGAGGTCAGCCTGTTCCGTGAGATCGACAAAATCCTCGAAGAAGACGACGTTTATCTCGCAGATCGAGCCTATTCTGGCTGGTTCGACATCGCCCGGCAGCTGGCCCGAGGGGTGCATGTGGTGCTGCGAAAACATCAATCGCGAAGGACCGATTTCCGCACCGGCGTGCGCTACAGCAAAGACGAACACGCGGTGTTCTGGGACAAGCCGCCACGGCCTGCCTGGATGACCGCAGAAGAGTACGCCGGCTATGACGTATTCCTGACACTGCGTGAGATCCGGGTGCGGATCGCCACGCCCGGCTTTCGCACGCGTGAGGTCATCATTGTGACCAACTTGCTCGACGACATCGAGTACAACAAGGAGGATCTGGCGGCTCTTTATCGTCGGCGGTGGCAAGCAGAATTAAATCTAAGATCGTTGAAAACGGTGATGCAAATGGACCACTTGCGCTGCAAGCAACCCCATCGTGTGCGGAACGAAATCCGAGCTCACTTCACGGCCTATAACTTGGTCCGTCAGATGATGTGCGAGGCAGCGATCCGCGGCGACGTGCAACCCTGGCAAATCAGCTTTAAGGGGACGATGCAAACGCTTAACGAGTTGCTGCCGGTGTTGTGCATGACAGGGGACGCCGATCCGCTCTGCGACGTGTTTTATGATTGCTGCTTGCAGCATGTCGTTGGCAATCGCCCGGACCGCTACGAACCGCGAGTCCGCAAACGCCGGCCCAATCCGTACAAGCTCATGACCAAGCCCCGTCACAGCCACCAACCCGGCAAAGAATAA
- a CDS encoding helix-turn-helix domain-containing protein, with protein sequence MSNSSQHDPASPWLKPDEAAEYLGIALGTLRNWTSAKFVPFSKRGGIVRYHRNQLDQWLLSKSCKGRSTFANATTTD encoded by the coding sequence ATGTCGAACTCATCGCAACACGATCCGGCTTCGCCCTGGCTCAAGCCTGACGAAGCCGCTGAGTATCTTGGTATTGCTCTCGGCACACTTCGCAACTGGACAAGCGCCAAGTTTGTCCCGTTCTCTAAGCGCGGCGGTATCGTCCGCTACCATCGCAACCAGCTGGATCAGTGGCTCCTGTCAAAGTCCTGCAAGGGACGATCGACGTTCGCGAATGCGACCACCACTGATTAG
- a CDS encoding transposase — protein MILGEVFARFEKEGPIPVMTKAALGAALTPDRLDQIFADHAVSQRVSELSFSVLVNLMGMVVAKTRKSTNAAYQACKQDISVSVNSVYDKLNGVEPLVSAALVRETATLFRELIEPMNSARPSLLPGYRVRILDGNHPGATQHRIQELRTIAAGPLPGVVLAVLDPQLGLIDDVELAEDGHAQERSLLIELINRLVPGEVWVADRNFCTSVFLQEIALNEAFFVIRQHAANVRWKPTGDRVLRGESETGQVFEQSILITDDFGAKLPARRISVELFQSGRGGEQEIHILSNLPADVDAVTISDTYRTRWSIEAAFNELRLSLNNEINTLGYPPAALFGFSLGLVIFNALAVVKAALRAAHGVEKIEKNFSFYYMADEMSMVWRGMMIAIPEDEWREALSPLTLKQLSKMLVELAGNVRLSAFQKHKRGPKRPPPKRTKRNDQPHVSTAKILAKRKKC, from the coding sequence ATGATTCTCGGCGAGGTGTTTGCGCGGTTTGAAAAGGAGGGTCCCATCCCCGTCATGACCAAAGCGGCGCTCGGTGCGGCCTTGACGCCGGATCGGTTGGATCAGATCTTCGCCGACCATGCTGTGTCGCAACGGGTGTCGGAATTGTCGTTTTCGGTGTTGGTCAATTTGATGGGCATGGTGGTCGCCAAAACTCGCAAAAGCACCAACGCCGCTTATCAAGCTTGCAAGCAAGATATCTCCGTCTCCGTGAACAGCGTCTATGACAAACTCAACGGCGTTGAGCCGCTGGTGTCCGCCGCGTTGGTGCGCGAGACGGCGACGCTGTTTCGGGAACTGATCGAGCCGATGAACAGCGCCCGTCCCAGCCTGTTGCCCGGTTATCGCGTGCGCATCCTGGACGGCAATCATCCCGGCGCCACGCAGCATCGCATCCAGGAGTTACGGACCATCGCCGCCGGTCCTTTGCCAGGCGTGGTGCTGGCGGTGCTCGACCCCCAACTCGGTCTCATCGACGATGTGGAACTGGCGGAAGACGGCCATGCGCAAGAGCGTTCGCTGCTGATCGAGTTGATCAATCGCTTGGTGCCAGGCGAGGTGTGGGTCGCCGATCGCAATTTCTGCACGTCGGTGTTCCTCCAAGAGATCGCCTTGAATGAAGCGTTTTTCGTCATTCGGCAACACGCCGCGAATGTCCGCTGGAAGCCCACGGGAGACCGTGTTTTACGGGGCGAAAGCGAAACGGGCCAAGTCTTCGAGCAGTCCATTCTGATCACCGACGACTTTGGCGCCAAGCTGCCGGCTCGCCGCATCAGCGTCGAATTGTTCCAATCGGGCCGTGGCGGAGAACAGGAGATTCACATCCTTTCCAATCTGCCGGCGGACGTCGACGCAGTGACAATCTCTGACACATACCGCACGCGCTGGAGCATTGAAGCCGCCTTCAACGAACTGCGACTGTCGCTCAACAACGAGATCAACACGCTGGGCTATCCGCCGGCGGCGTTATTCGGTTTTAGCCTGGGACTGGTGATTTTCAATGCGTTGGCTGTAGTGAAAGCCGCGCTGCGGGCGGCGCACGGCGTGGAAAAGATTGAGAAGAATTTTTCCTTCTACTACATGGCGGATGAAATGAGCATGGTGTGGCGCGGCATGATGATCGCCATCCCGGAAGATGAATGGCGCGAAGCGCTGTCGCCTTTGACGCTGAAACAGTTATCAAAAATGTTAGTGGAGTTGGCGGGGAACGTGCGTCTATCCGCCTTTCAGAAACACAAACGCGGCCCAAAACGCCCGCCGCCGAAGCGAACCAAACGGAACGACCAACCCCACGTTTCCACCGCCAAAATTCTTGCTAAACGCAAGAAGTGCTAG
- a CDS encoding DUF1016 domain-containing protein: MSDPTMSSGTTPVDESKKTPGVTALIKRLSLIWRNHQKKGIEVRYRIGELLNKKLGSERQKYAKSVVKRVAIELGINATNVCRFQRFAEKFATYEAFCDQHPTVTSWTGVRDLITESRKPVSGGRRDFALVRSLQSAVASFKSPEPFDSSKAEEISRLLQELFNAASCREEVRLPEHNEMIQVAS, from the coding sequence ATGTCGGACCCAACCATGTCTTCAGGTACCACACCGGTCGATGAATCCAAGAAAACCCCTGGCGTTACCGCTTTGATCAAGCGACTCAGCTTGATCTGGCGGAATCATCAGAAAAAAGGAATCGAAGTCCGGTATCGGATTGGGGAGTTGTTAAACAAAAAACTTGGCTCCGAGCGTCAAAAGTACGCGAAGTCGGTGGTCAAGCGCGTGGCGATTGAGCTCGGCATCAATGCAACCAACGTGTGTCGGTTTCAACGATTTGCTGAGAAGTTCGCGACCTACGAAGCGTTTTGTGACCAGCATCCCACTGTCACCTCCTGGACGGGAGTGCGCGACTTGATTACCGAGTCTCGCAAGCCCGTAAGCGGTGGCCGACGAGATTTTGCGTTAGTTCGATCGTTGCAATCAGCGGTCGCCTCGTTCAAGTCCCCGGAGCCTTTCGATTCGTCGAAGGCCGAGGAGATCAGTCGGCTGCTCCAAGAGTTATTCAATGCGGCAAGTTGCCGTGAAGAAGTACGATTGCCCGAACACAACGAAATGATTCAAGTCGCTTCATAG